In Musa acuminata AAA Group cultivar baxijiao chromosome BXJ2-3, Cavendish_Baxijiao_AAA, whole genome shotgun sequence, the following proteins share a genomic window:
- the LOC135608120 gene encoding uncharacterized protein LOC135608120 isoform X2 encodes MNPPSESRSSPQQHQTTVPSTTEIQLRSTVDGIFQNSWESAERGEVARGHGTCSYESKLKQILQFAFIDIIISLMAVFAVFIAQRDLKGHANELHLLICGFLTTCSLLCGVTLMFFTINLLSRKNHSVQRGQHMTTVFLLVISCALLILTAAGFSTLLHKRSMFLAALLPGCLLLGTLFYFIVHAGDDHDQNSTGYGSYKSELKHSLGLSSTVVSLAFSGLITTLIGTAKSHSDQALTINTKICIFQMFFAAMFGLLLMLLSSVPPSFKQQSTREFLTKVLKALSYSLLGSLALIAATAASAFLDVFLVLVLLPTPFLGVTLWFCIEWHSTQKQPHGPRTTTNVGHDLKLKLISKVATTTTSISFGGLMGAFSGFIGRKGSELQLKLCVLVMFFAFLSSFSVKLLTFRTPKPGTLMTVIKILSTCSVLLLLFFAIVVFFLEFLGG; translated from the exons CAACACCAAACCACTGTTCCTTCCACGACCGAGATCCAGTTGCGGTCAACGGTCGATGGCATATTTCAGAACTCATGGGAATCT GCAGAAAGAGGTGAAGTTGCAAGAGGTCACGGAACATGTAGCTATGAATCCAAGTTGAAGCAAATCCTACAGTTCGCCTTCATTGATATAATCATCAGCTTAATGGCAGTGTTTGCAGTTTTCATAGCACAGCGAGATCTGAAAGGCCATGCAAACGAATTGCACCTTCTCATCTGCGGCTTCCTCACCACCTGCAGTCTTCTCTGTGGGGTAACCCTAATGTTCTTCACCATCAATTTGCTAAGTCGCAAGAATCACAGTGTCCAAAGAGGCCAGCATATGACCACCGTTTTCCTCCTCGTCATTTCATGCGCTCTCCTCATCCTTACAGCAGCTGGTTTCTCAACTCTCCTCCATAAACGCTCCATGTTTCTGGCAGCCCTGCTTCCGGGATGTTTGCTTCTCGGCACCCTCTTCTACTTCATAGTCCACGCAGGGGATGACCATGATCAGAATTCCACAGGATATGGGAGCTATAAATCAGAGCTGAAACATTCGTTGGGTCTCTCATCCACTGTTGTCTCCCTTGCATTCAGTGGGCTGATAACTACTCTTATTGGGACCGCTAAAAGTCATTCGGATCAAGCCCTTACCATAAACACGAAGATCTGCATCTTTCAGATGTTCTTCGCCGCCATGTTCGGCCTTCTGTTGATGCTGCTCAGCTCAGTCCCACCAAGCTTCAAGCAGCAAAGCACCAGGGAGTTCCTTACCAAGGTCCTGAAAGCACTCAGCTACTCTCTGCTGGGCTCATTGGCACTCATAGCCGCTACGGCGGCTTCTGCTTTCCTTGACGTCTTCCTTGTACTGGTTCTCCTGCCGACGCCATTTCTTGGAGTCACTCTTTGGTTCTGCATAGAGTGGCACAGCACCCAGAAACAGCCGCACGGACCGCGCACTACTACCAACGTTGGTCATGATCTCAAGCTCAAACTCATTTCCAAGGTCGCTACTACCACGACATCGATCAGCTTCGGAGGTCTTATGGGCGCCTTCTCAGGATTTATCGGCAGAAAAGGCAGTGAATTGCAGCTCAAGCTCTGCGTGCTGGTGATGTTCTTCGCATTTCTATCCAGTTTCAGCGTGAAGCTGCTCACTTTCAGGACTCCAAAGCCAGGAACTCTGATGACAGTAATCAAAATCTTAAGCACTTGCTCCGTCTTGTTACTCCTATTCTTCGCCATTGTCGTCTTCTTCCTCGAGTTCTTGGGTGGCTAA
- the LOC135608120 gene encoding uncharacterized protein LOC135608120 isoform X1, with protein sequence MRGWSIVLWPKPLRGYKSEEQRTRRTRLHFAFSLSPTKKQHQTTVPSTTEIQLRSTVDGIFQNSWESAERGEVARGHGTCSYESKLKQILQFAFIDIIISLMAVFAVFIAQRDLKGHANELHLLICGFLTTCSLLCGVTLMFFTINLLSRKNHSVQRGQHMTTVFLLVISCALLILTAAGFSTLLHKRSMFLAALLPGCLLLGTLFYFIVHAGDDHDQNSTGYGSYKSELKHSLGLSSTVVSLAFSGLITTLIGTAKSHSDQALTINTKICIFQMFFAAMFGLLLMLLSSVPPSFKQQSTREFLTKVLKALSYSLLGSLALIAATAASAFLDVFLVLVLLPTPFLGVTLWFCIEWHSTQKQPHGPRTTTNVGHDLKLKLISKVATTTTSISFGGLMGAFSGFIGRKGSELQLKLCVLVMFFAFLSSFSVKLLTFRTPKPGTLMTVIKILSTCSVLLLLFFAIVVFFLEFLGG encoded by the exons CAACACCAAACCACTGTTCCTTCCACGACCGAGATCCAGTTGCGGTCAACGGTCGATGGCATATTTCAGAACTCATGGGAATCT GCAGAAAGAGGTGAAGTTGCAAGAGGTCACGGAACATGTAGCTATGAATCCAAGTTGAAGCAAATCCTACAGTTCGCCTTCATTGATATAATCATCAGCTTAATGGCAGTGTTTGCAGTTTTCATAGCACAGCGAGATCTGAAAGGCCATGCAAACGAATTGCACCTTCTCATCTGCGGCTTCCTCACCACCTGCAGTCTTCTCTGTGGGGTAACCCTAATGTTCTTCACCATCAATTTGCTAAGTCGCAAGAATCACAGTGTCCAAAGAGGCCAGCATATGACCACCGTTTTCCTCCTCGTCATTTCATGCGCTCTCCTCATCCTTACAGCAGCTGGTTTCTCAACTCTCCTCCATAAACGCTCCATGTTTCTGGCAGCCCTGCTTCCGGGATGTTTGCTTCTCGGCACCCTCTTCTACTTCATAGTCCACGCAGGGGATGACCATGATCAGAATTCCACAGGATATGGGAGCTATAAATCAGAGCTGAAACATTCGTTGGGTCTCTCATCCACTGTTGTCTCCCTTGCATTCAGTGGGCTGATAACTACTCTTATTGGGACCGCTAAAAGTCATTCGGATCAAGCCCTTACCATAAACACGAAGATCTGCATCTTTCAGATGTTCTTCGCCGCCATGTTCGGCCTTCTGTTGATGCTGCTCAGCTCAGTCCCACCAAGCTTCAAGCAGCAAAGCACCAGGGAGTTCCTTACCAAGGTCCTGAAAGCACTCAGCTACTCTCTGCTGGGCTCATTGGCACTCATAGCCGCTACGGCGGCTTCTGCTTTCCTTGACGTCTTCCTTGTACTGGTTCTCCTGCCGACGCCATTTCTTGGAGTCACTCTTTGGTTCTGCATAGAGTGGCACAGCACCCAGAAACAGCCGCACGGACCGCGCACTACTACCAACGTTGGTCATGATCTCAAGCTCAAACTCATTTCCAAGGTCGCTACTACCACGACATCGATCAGCTTCGGAGGTCTTATGGGCGCCTTCTCAGGATTTATCGGCAGAAAAGGCAGTGAATTGCAGCTCAAGCTCTGCGTGCTGGTGATGTTCTTCGCATTTCTATCCAGTTTCAGCGTGAAGCTGCTCACTTTCAGGACTCCAAAGCCAGGAACTCTGATGACAGTAATCAAAATCTTAAGCACTTGCTCCGTCTTGTTACTCCTATTCTTCGCCATTGTCGTCTTCTTCCTCGAGTTCTTGGGTGGCTAA
- the LOC135608120 gene encoding uncharacterized protein LOC135608120 isoform X3, which yields MNPPSESRSSPQAERGEVARGHGTCSYESKLKQILQFAFIDIIISLMAVFAVFIAQRDLKGHANELHLLICGFLTTCSLLCGVTLMFFTINLLSRKNHSVQRGQHMTTVFLLVISCALLILTAAGFSTLLHKRSMFLAALLPGCLLLGTLFYFIVHAGDDHDQNSTGYGSYKSELKHSLGLSSTVVSLAFSGLITTLIGTAKSHSDQALTINTKICIFQMFFAAMFGLLLMLLSSVPPSFKQQSTREFLTKVLKALSYSLLGSLALIAATAASAFLDVFLVLVLLPTPFLGVTLWFCIEWHSTQKQPHGPRTTTNVGHDLKLKLISKVATTTTSISFGGLMGAFSGFIGRKGSELQLKLCVLVMFFAFLSSFSVKLLTFRTPKPGTLMTVIKILSTCSVLLLLFFAIVVFFLEFLGG from the coding sequence GCAGAAAGAGGTGAAGTTGCAAGAGGTCACGGAACATGTAGCTATGAATCCAAGTTGAAGCAAATCCTACAGTTCGCCTTCATTGATATAATCATCAGCTTAATGGCAGTGTTTGCAGTTTTCATAGCACAGCGAGATCTGAAAGGCCATGCAAACGAATTGCACCTTCTCATCTGCGGCTTCCTCACCACCTGCAGTCTTCTCTGTGGGGTAACCCTAATGTTCTTCACCATCAATTTGCTAAGTCGCAAGAATCACAGTGTCCAAAGAGGCCAGCATATGACCACCGTTTTCCTCCTCGTCATTTCATGCGCTCTCCTCATCCTTACAGCAGCTGGTTTCTCAACTCTCCTCCATAAACGCTCCATGTTTCTGGCAGCCCTGCTTCCGGGATGTTTGCTTCTCGGCACCCTCTTCTACTTCATAGTCCACGCAGGGGATGACCATGATCAGAATTCCACAGGATATGGGAGCTATAAATCAGAGCTGAAACATTCGTTGGGTCTCTCATCCACTGTTGTCTCCCTTGCATTCAGTGGGCTGATAACTACTCTTATTGGGACCGCTAAAAGTCATTCGGATCAAGCCCTTACCATAAACACGAAGATCTGCATCTTTCAGATGTTCTTCGCCGCCATGTTCGGCCTTCTGTTGATGCTGCTCAGCTCAGTCCCACCAAGCTTCAAGCAGCAAAGCACCAGGGAGTTCCTTACCAAGGTCCTGAAAGCACTCAGCTACTCTCTGCTGGGCTCATTGGCACTCATAGCCGCTACGGCGGCTTCTGCTTTCCTTGACGTCTTCCTTGTACTGGTTCTCCTGCCGACGCCATTTCTTGGAGTCACTCTTTGGTTCTGCATAGAGTGGCACAGCACCCAGAAACAGCCGCACGGACCGCGCACTACTACCAACGTTGGTCATGATCTCAAGCTCAAACTCATTTCCAAGGTCGCTACTACCACGACATCGATCAGCTTCGGAGGTCTTATGGGCGCCTTCTCAGGATTTATCGGCAGAAAAGGCAGTGAATTGCAGCTCAAGCTCTGCGTGCTGGTGATGTTCTTCGCATTTCTATCCAGTTTCAGCGTGAAGCTGCTCACTTTCAGGACTCCAAAGCCAGGAACTCTGATGACAGTAATCAAAATCTTAAGCACTTGCTCCGTCTTGTTACTCCTATTCTTCGCCATTGTCGTCTTCTTCCTCGAGTTCTTGGGTGGCTAA
- the LOC135608120 gene encoding uncharacterized protein LOC135608120 isoform X4, with the protein MAVFAVFIAQRDLKGHANELHLLICGFLTTCSLLCGVTLMFFTINLLSRKNHSVQRGQHMTTVFLLVISCALLILTAAGFSTLLHKRSMFLAALLPGCLLLGTLFYFIVHAGDDHDQNSTGYGSYKSELKHSLGLSSTVVSLAFSGLITTLIGTAKSHSDQALTINTKICIFQMFFAAMFGLLLMLLSSVPPSFKQQSTREFLTKVLKALSYSLLGSLALIAATAASAFLDVFLVLVLLPTPFLGVTLWFCIEWHSTQKQPHGPRTTTNVGHDLKLKLISKVATTTTSISFGGLMGAFSGFIGRKGSELQLKLCVLVMFFAFLSSFSVKLLTFRTPKPGTLMTVIKILSTCSVLLLLFFAIVVFFLEFLGG; encoded by the coding sequence ATGGCAGTGTTTGCAGTTTTCATAGCACAGCGAGATCTGAAAGGCCATGCAAACGAATTGCACCTTCTCATCTGCGGCTTCCTCACCACCTGCAGTCTTCTCTGTGGGGTAACCCTAATGTTCTTCACCATCAATTTGCTAAGTCGCAAGAATCACAGTGTCCAAAGAGGCCAGCATATGACCACCGTTTTCCTCCTCGTCATTTCATGCGCTCTCCTCATCCTTACAGCAGCTGGTTTCTCAACTCTCCTCCATAAACGCTCCATGTTTCTGGCAGCCCTGCTTCCGGGATGTTTGCTTCTCGGCACCCTCTTCTACTTCATAGTCCACGCAGGGGATGACCATGATCAGAATTCCACAGGATATGGGAGCTATAAATCAGAGCTGAAACATTCGTTGGGTCTCTCATCCACTGTTGTCTCCCTTGCATTCAGTGGGCTGATAACTACTCTTATTGGGACCGCTAAAAGTCATTCGGATCAAGCCCTTACCATAAACACGAAGATCTGCATCTTTCAGATGTTCTTCGCCGCCATGTTCGGCCTTCTGTTGATGCTGCTCAGCTCAGTCCCACCAAGCTTCAAGCAGCAAAGCACCAGGGAGTTCCTTACCAAGGTCCTGAAAGCACTCAGCTACTCTCTGCTGGGCTCATTGGCACTCATAGCCGCTACGGCGGCTTCTGCTTTCCTTGACGTCTTCCTTGTACTGGTTCTCCTGCCGACGCCATTTCTTGGAGTCACTCTTTGGTTCTGCATAGAGTGGCACAGCACCCAGAAACAGCCGCACGGACCGCGCACTACTACCAACGTTGGTCATGATCTCAAGCTCAAACTCATTTCCAAGGTCGCTACTACCACGACATCGATCAGCTTCGGAGGTCTTATGGGCGCCTTCTCAGGATTTATCGGCAGAAAAGGCAGTGAATTGCAGCTCAAGCTCTGCGTGCTGGTGATGTTCTTCGCATTTCTATCCAGTTTCAGCGTGAAGCTGCTCACTTTCAGGACTCCAAAGCCAGGAACTCTGATGACAGTAATCAAAATCTTAAGCACTTGCTCCGTCTTGTTACTCCTATTCTTCGCCATTGTCGTCTTCTTCCTCGAGTTCTTGGGTGGCTAA